The following proteins are co-located in the Solea solea chromosome 21, fSolSol10.1, whole genome shotgun sequence genome:
- the kcnj16a gene encoding inward rectifier potassium channel 16 isoform X2 → MEKMYTSVSRSDDASAKTGHGPQGKKYRYIRKEGNCNVVFRHVPEEWLLFVTDIFTTLVEIRWRVMFLIFALSYILSWLFFGILYWVIALANGDIRDETVMPCMYEVRSFTAAFLFSLETQTTIGYGFRGMSENCLIAIIVVTIQDVISCFIDTFVIGIAVAKMASARKRAQTIGFSNCAVINLHDDFLCLSWRVGDFRRNHLVEGTAFAQIVRSTVHATGRVDVTYEDLVIQQKDITLVMPTTIFHRMEPGSPLYQMSRVDLEKADFELVVSFTYTDDSTGMLHQTRTSYTPAEILWGQVFQEMIRVSRRSYRVDYNLFNHTAKVLVPQVSPEDYEVKKQLRPSPRYSPRHSPRHSPRHSPRSSPRLSPRIRPQNHQDPHLKPPMVTVELVTDSGPQPSVPTSEEEARHRDTLALPNDLTTMDV, encoded by the coding sequence ATGGAGAAAATGTACACGTCTGTGAGTCGCAGCGACGATGCCAGTGCAAAGACAGGACACGGACCTCAGGGTAAGAAGTATCGCTACATCCGTAAAGAAGGAAACTGTAACGTCGTGTTCCGCCATGTTCCTGAGGAATGGCTGCTTTTCGTGACCGACATCTTCACCACCTTGGTGGAGATCCGGTGGAGGGTGATGTTCCTCATCTTCGCGCTCTCCTACATCCTCTCCTGGCTCTTCTTCGGCATCCTCTATTGGGTCATTGCGCTCGCCAACGGCGACATCAGGGACGAGACAGTCATGCCCTGCATGTACGAAGTGCGCAGCTTCACGGCGGCGTTCCTCTTCTCGCTGGAGACCCAGACCACCATCGGCTACGGCTTCAGGGGAATGTCGGAGAACTGCCTGATTGCCATCATCGTGGTCACCATACAGGACGTCATCAGCTGCTTCATCGACACCTTCGTCATCGGCATTGCCGTCGCCAAAATGGCCTCGGCCCGGAAGAGAGCGCAGACAATTGGATTTAGCAACTGCGCCGTTATCAACCTCCATGACGATTTCCTGTGTCTGTCCTGGAGAGTTGGTGACTTCCGGAGGAACCACCTGGTGGAGGGGACGGCCTTCGCTCAGATAGTCCGCTCCACGGTCCACGCCACGGGGAGAGTGGACGTGACCTATGAAGACCTGGTCATCCAGCAGAAGGACATTACCTTGGTGATGCCGACCACCATCTTCCACAGGATGGAACCCGGCAGCCCGCTGTACCAGATGAGTCGTGTAGACCTGGAAAAAGCCGACTTCGAACTGGTAGTGTCATTCACCTACACGGACGATTCCACGGGTATGCTGCACCAGACCCGCACCTCGTACACCCCCGCAGAAATTCTCTGGGGTCAGGTCTTCCAAGAGATGATCCGCGTCAGCAGGAGGAGCTACCGAGTCGATTACAACCTGTTCAATCACACCGCCAAGGTGCTGGTGCCCCAGGTCAGCCCCGAGGATTACGAAGTCAAGAAGCAGCTGCGACCGTCTCCTCGGTACTCCCCTCGCCATTCCCCACGACATTCGCCACGACACTCGCCCAGATCCTCCCCGAGGCTGTCACCAAGGATCCGACCACAAAACCATCAAGACCCTCATCTGAAACCTCCAATGGTAACGGTGGAGCTTGTGACCGACAGTGGCCCGCAACCAAGTGTTCCGACGTCTGAAGAAGAGGCGAGACATCGGGACACTCTGGCGTTACCAAACGACCTCACGACCATGGACGTATGA